A segment of the Oncorhynchus tshawytscha isolate Ot180627B linkage group LG06, Otsh_v2.0, whole genome shotgun sequence genome:
ATAGTAGGTAGTAATAGAGTCATTTTGGAGATGTTCTACTGATGATGTGAGGGAACACACTTGTTTTAAGCATTCCATGTGGAAGCAATGTGCAATgacaatacagtgcatttggaaagtattcagatcccttaacgttttccacattttgttatgttacaaccttaatctaaaatgtattaaattatttttttcccctcatcattctacacacaataccccaaaatgacaaagcaaaaacagttttttagatatgtttacaaatttataaaaaatgtcaaactgaaatatcacatttacataaatattcagaccctttactcagtactttgttgaagcacctttggcagcgattacagcctcacttgtatttggggagtttcttatctgcagatcctctcaagctgtcaggttagatggggagcgtcgctgaacAGTTATTTGTCCCggagccactcctgtgttgtcttgttttcaccccattctgaggtcctgaggactCTGGAGAAGgtcttcatcaaggatttctctgtactttgcaccgttcatctttccatcaatcctgactagtctcccagtccctgcggctgaaaaaaatccccacagcatgatgctgccaccaccatgcttcaccgtggggatggtgccaggtttcctccagatgttatAGTTGGCAATCAggtcagagttcaatcttggtttaatcagactagagaatcttgtttctcgtggtttGAGAGTCCgttgggtgccttttggaaaacttcaagcgggctatcatgtgccttttactaaggattggcttctgtctggccactctaccataaaggcctgattggtggagtgctgcagagatggttgtccttttggaaggttctcccatctccacagaggattttggagctctgtcagagtgaccatcaggttcttggtcacctccctgaccaaggcccttctcccccgattgctcagtttggacgggtggccagctctaggaagagtcttggtggttccaaacttcttccattttagaataatggaggccactgtgttcttggggaccttcaacactgCAGAAAtaatttggtacccttccccacaatcctgtctccgagctctacggacaattcctttgacctcatggcttggtttttgctctgacataaactgttaactgtgggacctttatatagaaaggtgtgtgccttccgatcatgtccaatcaatgtaccacaggtggattccaatgaagttgtggaaacatctcaaggatgatgaatggaaacaggatgcatctgagctcaatctTGAGTCTcttggcaaagggtctgaatacttttgtaaataaagtatttctgttctgcaaaaatgtctaaaaacctgtttttgctttgtcattgtgaggtattgtgtgtagattgatgaggatttttatttatttaatacattttagaataaggctgtaacataacaaaatgtgggaaaagggaaagggtctaaacactttccaaatgcactatacaTACATGTATCTCAACACATATGTCTGTCAACTTTCAACTAATGTTTCAGACATAGTCATGATCTAGATAGCTATATGAGTTCATGTTAGATTTACTAGACTAGAGCTCAACCTTTGCCATTATACAGCTGGTTTCTGGCAGCCATGCCATGTCATGCATGACACTAGAACCATTTTCAAACTACTGAGGTGAGCAAAGTACAGCCAAGCTGAGCAGTACTGAACTGtttacacacccacacagatgCCAAGCTGAAAAGGACTatgtgaaaagaaaatatcaAAGCCAGATCAGAACAGTTTAGACCGGATTAGACACAATAGTGTGAAAACAGTAAAAGTGTGAGGATTCCATTGAGGTTCAATGCTGTCAGTTTCATTAGCCTAGATATAAGCCCTATAATTAGACATAATTGAGTAGATCCTTTATCAAGTGATAAGATTAAAATAAGAAAATGGTGTAAAGTACATGAAAACACATTTAGAATGGGGACAAAATGTGTGTTTTCCGTCAGATAACTGGTAGTTTATAACTGCTTATATGTTGGGacagttctctctctcaattttgtctcttaaaaaaaaaaattctcaatGTAATAACCTGCATTAATAAAtgctgtttatatatatattttttaaatagtgtGCTATTATGTTCCCTATTCTTAATTACCTTAATATGCATGCATAATATGCATTACTGAGGGAACAAGTAAGGTTCAGGGAGGGTAACGTTGGCCTACTTGTGATTCGAGTAAAAGTTATGATGGTGTTTACAAAATACATTATCTTACGAATAACCTGTAGGCCAGTACGTGAACACATGCACCATATTAACCTTTTGTTCAAGCTCCAAGccttatttgtgtgtttgtggccCAACGTACGGCACATGCAATCTATTCTGCTCATGCCATCATCGGTTTGGCACTTCAAAACCGATAACTAAATATGTACAGGAGATTACACAGGCAATTACATGTGACATAATTAAAATCCCTTTACCGAGGGAATGATCCTCTTTAAACATCCATTTCATTTTTGCAGAATCCTCGCGCTATGACGTGATGTTGAAATTCAAATCTGAACGTGTAAACAGGCAGGTTATTGTCGATTTTATGTAAAACAACTCAAATGTAAACAATGTAGCGAACGTTCGAACGCCTGTCTAGCCCaaggagatggtggtgatgtCACTGTCTGGTTGTACCATTTCTATTCTGTAAGGGGGCCGGGGAGGGGGATTGTCAACTGTAAAACTACAggcagaacaatgagacagatatttcatcCGATGCATCCGTTttgcgtttccactcactaccaaatatggtagtgggAGAAAGCCCACTGGCCGTCGTTGGGCAAAGATGGAACTAGATGGATTTTGGACGTTATTCTGCACGTTTTCTCATCGATTAAATATTTGATTTCAATACAGTTTTATGTTCCCCAAACTAGAATGTGTCATGAATATAGTGGATTAAGTTTTGTGGAACCTTTGCAGACCCtttgcaaaataaaataaaaatgcgtTGTTTAGGAGCGcaaaggcgaattgagttattgcataCGCACACTTCTCAGAGTAGGCATTCCCTAACGGAATATGCAGACGTGCCTAGAaagcgccaataggatctcgctagctcatgCTTGGCTATGCCCACCTGGTGCCTTGCTTggtctgcccactatgactcgcTCCAATGTGTTCACATTGGAAATGACAGCCCGTGGTCTATCTTGATTTAGTTGTAAAAAGTCTTTGGTACAACAAGGATTTGTTGCCAGGAAATCAGCCGCTGCAGCCATGGTAACCTCTGAACGCTAAACAACGGGAAGTAGTTTTAAGCTAGCAAGACAAAGTGGCGCGACTTTTTGGAGAATTCGATTCGAAGTCAATAACAATTTCCTGGAAGGACCTCCTAAACGTGATACTGCCAACTGTTTTTCTAGAGCTGACTTGTGCTTTTGGATTTAGCTACTAGCTGGTTACAAGCCCTATATTTCTGTTGGAACGCCACGACCTCTCTTGCAAAGTAACCACATTAGCCTTGTAGCTACTACTAACTCTAGCCAACACCCCTTGCTAAAACTATTCGTCATGGCTTTTTATGAAGTCTATTCTCACCCTGCTTCAATTAGATATAAAACAAGCGTTTGCACCAAAGCCACGTTGTTTCTTGGTATTGTCTTGTGTCTCACCTACATCCCACCCCTCCTGGTTGCTTACAGGAGCCAAGGTAACGTCAGTCAATTGCAAAATATTTTACTTAGGTAGCTAGCGCGAGTAGAACGCGATCTTTATATAGCTTGTTATGGAATTATTCAGTTTATGCTAGCACCTTTCTCAAGGTGATAGAACTCCAGCAAGATAACCTTTCGACACTATCATCGCTATCTAATTGAAGTCAATGTATGTTGCAAATCCTCTGTTGTTAACCTTAGCTACATGTTCTcgttgttggtgacactttgatttGATACAATATTCTGGTATTCCTTTTCTCTATTTAGGGTTCTGGGTAAAGAGGAGTACATATGAAGAGCAACCTGTTGTTCGGTTCCAGTACCAGGTTCTGATAATTGCAGCAACAAGCACTAGTGGTGACTATGTTGCGTGGAGCACCTTTCCCAATTTTAATAACATGCAAGGGACTAACCTCAGAATTCCTTCTATCTCGGTAAGTATGAATAGTACTATTAAGATGGTGCTTCTTAAGTGACACAAAGATCACTCACTGATCTCTGGGAATGTTGTGAATGCAGGTGCGAGAGGAAGACCAGAATCAGGATGGGAAGTTGGACCGTTTGAAATTCCGACTTGACCTTCCCCTTCGGTCTGATGAACAAGTGTACAGCATCCAGCTACTACTCACCTTCTCCTACCAGCTGTTTGTATGTCATCACCCCCCCTCTCATTCAGTCCGACACAATGTCCAATGCATTCACTACATCCATACAGTTCCTCTCACTACTACAGTCTCTTTTTGTATTTCacttccatctgtctctcttccctctttgcAGAGAATGTCCACTGTGGTGATGCAGACACTGGCCTTTGTGCAGCATTCCTCCTCAGTTCCTGGCTCTCAGCTCTTCATCAGTGGAGATCTGCGGCTCCAGCAGAGAACCCCACTTCCACACCGTGGTCTACACACTGTATACAATGTGAGGGcacattctctctctgtatctctctcagacacacaacACATAAAGTATTGTTCATTGTAGACTTGGCCTTAACCACAGGTTTAGAATAAAATTACCCTCAATCTTTATATTAACCATTAGTTTACCTGACGCTGTATTAGTGGTAGGGGCAACTTTGACCTACTCCTGCTGGGACTCCAATGAGCACATGTAGCAGATGGGGATCTGTGAAGCTTAGTCTGCAGTCTGAAGTTTCTCCACTTGTGCTGCCAAATAGCTAGATTTATGATGGTGCGACTGGGAAAGACGTTTCAGGGTTCATCAGTATCAGCCGAATCAGGTGGAAGTGGCGTAACATCctttacacacatacaccccaacAGTTTGTATAACAAAGTATACACTTAAACAAAGCTCCATCATTGTAATATTGACACTACAAGCATTTACTCCCAAAAGTCAAATATTGGTGTCATACTTCAGTGCACCTGAATATGTCCTGACCTTACGTCCAGGAatcttaatcaaatcaaattgtatttgtcacatgcgctgaatacaacagtgtaacaatacaccttacagtgaaatgcttacttacaagctcttaaccaacaatgctttaagaagttttaagaaacattagtgttaagtaaaaaagagaagtacatttaaaaaaaaataaaagtaacaaataattaaatggcaacagtaaaataacaatgtggaggctatatacagggggtaccggtacagagtcaatgtggaggctatatacagggggtaccggtacagagtcaatgtggaagctatatacagtgggtaccggtacagagtcaatgtggaggctatatacagggggtaccggtacagagtcaatgtggaggctatatacagggggtaccggtacagagtcaatgtgcgggggcaccggtaagTCGAGGAAATATGTACCTTTTTGGtcgagttaaagtgactatgcttagATAATAAATAGAGTAGCAGAAGCATAAAAAGGGGTCTGGGTAAcactttgattagctgttcaggagtcctatggcttggggatagaagctggtaagaagccttttggacctagacttggcgctcctctaccacttgccgtgcggtattagagacaacagtctatgactagggccttcctctgacactgcctggtatagaggtcttggatgataggaagcttggccccattgatgtactgggccacacgcactaccctctgtagtgccttgtagtcggaggccaagcagttgacataccaggcagtgatacaaccagtaATCAATGTTTAAATACTGCTTTGTGTACTTAACTTATATTTGTGTGCTTCTTGACTTATATTGTCCTCTTTTATAATCTAGGTATCAGTAATTGATGGAGCAAGTCCGTTTGCAAGCGCATATGATCTTGCCAACGTCATTGGATCCTATCAGGATAGAAACTGTAAGTGGGAATTCTCACTTGCCATGTTTCTATAAGTTGATCACTGTTGAGTTGTATCTGATTACACGTAATTAGCACACTTATGTGTTTGCCTGCTGTTTCTCACTCTCACACTTCCCCTTCCTTACACAGTGACAACGTTTCTGTCCTGTCCAAGTCCAGTATGGACTGTGGGTCGAGCTGCTGGTACTCCCTTCCAGATAAATGCTGACGTCCGCTACCCAGTGGAGGTTGTCAGATATCCtttattgtgtgtctgtgtgtgtgtattgaaaaGACTTGTGAAAATatacctttctctctgtttgtgttAGATGCAGCCTAACCAGTTTGACAATGCACATGCTTTGGCAAGTTCACAAAGGCCAGACATTCATGTTTACTTTCCTTATTGTCTCTTTGTCTATATGATTTCTTGCACTGGTATTAATGTTATATTGAATGTTTAGTTTGGCTAGGCCTACAAGTGCAGGGAAGACAAATATGATGATGATTTAGATTCATTATTGCCATTAATGGCAAGGCCACTGCTGCTAAAGAAACATGACAGACAATGATGGCAACAATAACAGTAATGATAATAATAGTTATAGTAATTAAAgaaaggatatatatatatatatatatatatatatatatatatatatatatatatatattaaattgtCAGAATCAGCTTAACCTTTTACATATAGAAAGTAAGGGGAAGGGAGGcatggcaaacacacacacagtatttccTTGACTGAGCCTCCACCTATCGGCCTGGGTTCTGGGAGATGATCAAATTTGCCTGGATCCAGTATGTCAGTGTGTTGCTTATCTTCCTCTGGGTTTTCAACAGGATTCAGACCTTTGTTTTCCAGAATCAGGTGCTGCCGACTGTACCTATACCACTCTTGAAACAGCACCACTTTTGATTCAGTGAAACTGTTCACCTCCCATACTGAGGTACTGTGGAGGGAGGAGGCCACATCACCAAACAACTTACACTACAATGGCCAAATGTTCAGAAGatcaatacaaacacacacaggatacagtaTTTTCCTTGCCTTTACATATACATTTACTTAAACATCACTAGTACACATCGCTACACACAAGGCATTCAAATATTTAGCTTCATCAGTCCGTGCTACTGAATGAACTGTTATGGAGTGATTGATTTTCAGTTAGCTATGTAGCGTTAGCTGGTGCTGTGTAAATGTTGAAAACAGATGTGATTATTTGTGAATGTGGAAAAGAAATGTCTAGTTTTTTTATGAATCAGTTTTTATTTTGTACATAGCTCTTGGCACTGTTAAtaaagcagtggtggaaaaagtacctaattgtcatacttcagtaaaagttaAGATACCATATAGAAAATGACTCCAGTGAAAGCcacctagtaaaatactacttgagtaaaagtctaaaagtatttggttttaaatatacttaagtatcaaaagtaaaacaaAGTATAGATCATTTCaaatttcttatattaagcaagcTAGACGACACAATGTTTTTTAATTTACAGATTACCAGGGGCACACTTggacactcagacataatttacaaacaaagcatttgtgtttagtcagtccaccagatcagaggcagtagagatgacaacggatgttctcttgataagtgtgtgaattcaaccattttcctgtcctgctaagcattcaaaatgtaacgagtactttggcgtgtcatggaaaatgtatggagtaaaaagtacattattttctttaggaatgtagtgaagtaaaagttgtccaaaatataaatagtaaagtacagataccccaaaacactactaaagtgtactttaaagtatttaaaactttaaagtactttacaccactataATGATACGTTTGTACTTTCTCATTTTCATTCACTGAGAAATCAGAACGTGGGTAGTCTATATAGTCAGAATAAATACACAGAAGGGTGGAACTGAAATGCATtgattgacggggctgtagtggagcaggccgagagcttcaaattccttggtgtcaacatcactaaggacctatcatgttccaaacacaccaacacagtcgtgaagagggcacgacaacgcctcttccccctcaggagcctgaaaatatttggcatgggccctcagatcctcaaaaagttctacagctgcaccattgtgaGCATCTTGATttgctgcatcaccacttggtatggcaactacttagcatccgactgcaaggcgctaaagagggtagtgcatacggcacAGTATGCAGGGCCagagtgtcagaggaagaccctaaaaatggtcaaatactccagccacccaagttatagactgttctctctgctaccacacggcaaacggtaccgaagcgccaagtctgggaccaaaagacccctgaacagcttctacccccaagccaatcaaatggctacccagactatttgcattgagctctttgcacactcactggattctacccacagtcacactacactgacactccaacacactacataccctcacacacacacatccatattaACGCCACACATAGACACACCTTCACCCCTCATATACGTTGCTGCTATtcagtttattatctatcctgattgcccagtcacttttaccccaacctacatatacagtggggagaacaagtatttgatacactgccaattttgcaggttttcctacttacaaagcatgtagaggtctgtaattttatcataggtacacttcagctgtgagagacagaatctaaaaaaaaaatccagaaaatcccatttgtatgatttttaagtaattaatttgcattttattgcatgaaataagtatttgatcacctaccaaccagtaagaattccggctctcacagacctgttagtttttctttaagaagccctcctgttttccactcattacctgtattaactgcacctgtttgaactcgttacctgtataaaagacatctgtccacacactcaatcaaacagactccaacctctccacaatggccaagaccagagagctgtgtaaggacatcaattgtagatctgcacaaggctggaatgggctacaggacaataggcaatcagcttggtgagaaggcaacaactgttggcgcaattattagaaaatggaagaagttcaagatgacggtcaatcaccctcggtctggggctccatgcaagatctcacctcgtggggcatcaatgatcatgaggaaggtgagggatcagcccagaactacacggcaggacctggtcaatgacctgaagagagctgggatcaCAGTTTCAAAGTAAACCCATTAGTAAAACACTACgcagtcatggattaaaatcctgcagcgcaagcaaggtccccctgcttaagccagcgcatgtccaggcccgtctgaagtttgccaattaccatctggatgatccagaggaggaatgggagaaggtcatgtggtctgatgagacaaaaatagagctttttggtctgaactccacttgctgtgtttggaggaagaaggatgagtacaaccccaagaacaccattccaaccgtgaagcatggaggtggaaacatcattctttgaggatgcttttctgcaaaggggacaggacgactgcaccatattgaggggaggatggatggggccatgtatcgcgagatcttggccaacaacctccttccctcagtaagagcattgaaaatgggtcgtggctgggtcttccagcatgacaacgacctgaaacacacagccagggcaactaaggagtagctccttaagaagcatctcaaggtcctggagtggcctagccagtctccagacctgaacccaatagaaaatctttggagggagctgaatgccgtattgcccagcgacagcgaTCTGGGGAAGGTctatatggaggagtgggccaaaatccctgctgcagtgtgtgcaaacctggtcaagaactacaggaaacatgatctctgtaattgcaaacaaaggtttatgtaccaaatattaagttatgcttttctgatgtatcaactacttttgtcatgcaataaaatgcaaattaattacttaaaaatcatacaatgcgatttttctggatttttgttttagattccgtctcttacagttgaagtgtacatatgataaaaattacagacctctacatgctttgtaagtaggaaaacctgcaaaatcagcagtgtatcaaatacttgttctccccactgtacatattgcctcaactaccttgtacccctgcacattgacttggtaccggtgttccttgtatatagcctcattattgttatttgattgtgttactatttcctttttttgtcttttttgctttattatttttaccttttaactgcattgttgggaaggtgctcgtaagtaagcattaaACCTGTtctattcggtgcatgtgacaaatttgatttgatgaaacgTTTTTGTCAATAGTATTAAGCCTTATCTGAGTCTAGATCACAGAGAAGATCTAACCAGTAACCTGTAGTGACATCAGACTGCATTTGTGTAAAGCCACTGTCTGCCACTTGTAGTAGTTGTTATTTGAATGTGTACATTGACAGCTAAAGCTGAAGTGTGTAGTATTCCTGTTTAATTCATAGCTCCACTTTCGTCCCTCTACAATATGCTT
Coding sequences within it:
- the tmem231 gene encoding transmembrane protein 231 → MAFYEVYSHPASIRYKTSVCTKATLFLGIVLCLTYIPPLLVAYRSQGFWVKRSTYEEQPVVRFQYQVLIIAATSTSGDYVAWSTFPNFNNMQGTNLRIPSISVREEDQNQDGKLDRLKFRLDLPLRSDEQVYSIQLLLTFSYQLFRMSTVVMQTLAFVQHSSSVPGSQLFISGDLRLQQRTPLPHRGLHTVYNVSVIDGASPFASAYDLANVIGSYQDRNLTTFLSCPSPVWTVGRAAGTPFQINADVRYPVEVVSYRPGFWEMIKFAWIQYVSVLLIFLWVFNRIQTFVFQNQVLPTVPIPLLKQHHF